One Hordeum vulgare subsp. vulgare chromosome 4H, MorexV3_pseudomolecules_assembly, whole genome shotgun sequence DNA window includes the following coding sequences:
- the LOC123449776 gene encoding ubiquitin domain-containing protein DSK2a-like isoform X2 — MGGGEGEAGGEPAAAPATLHIRGTSGNKFAVRADLGATVGEFKALVAESCDVPAPQQRLIYKGRILKDDQTLASYGVETDHTIHMVRGAAPPATSATPAAANLGTSTMTPVNTPPAGLGGLFQGFGGTGTAGSGAFGLSGSGLPGLEQMQQQLTENPNLMREVLNTPAMQNIMNSPDLIRDLIMNNPQMRELVDRNPDLAHVLNDPSILRQTVEAARNPELMREMMRNTDRAMSNIESSPEGFNMLRRMYETVQEPFMNATTMGGEGGTNPNPFAALLGNQGSNQARDPTGDAPTTAPAPNTNPLPNPWGANAGAAQGAARPSGGAAAAARSATSGGLGGLGSADLGSMLGGGSDASLLNQVLQNPTMMQMMQNIISNPQTMNQLLNMDPNVRNMMESNTQMREMFQNPEFLRQLISPESLQQLDSFQQALTSQRGQQAAGQERTQAGATPGNVNLNSLMSMFSGLGAGGGLGGVPNIPTVPPEERYATQLAQLQEMGFFDPQENIRALLATNGNVHAAVERLLGNFGQ; from the exons AtgggcggcggcgagggcgaggcgggcggcgagcCCGCGGCCGCGCCGGCGACGCTGCACATCCGCGGCACCAGCGGGAACAAGTTCGCGGTGCGGGCCGACCTGGGCGCCACCGTCGGGGAGTTCAAGGCGCTCGTCGCCGAGAGCTGCGACGTGCCGGCGCCGCAGCAGCGGCTGATCTACAAGGGCCGGATCTTGAAGgacgaccaaaccctagccagctACG GTGTGGAGACTGATCACACCATCCATATGGTGCGCGGTGCTGCACCACCAGCAACATCAGCTACCCCGGCTGCAGCCAACCTTGGGACTTCAACTATGACTCCTGTGAATACCCCGCCAGCTGGTCTTGGAGGCTTGTTTCAAGGTTTTGGTGGTACAGGAACTGCTGGCAGTGGAGCTTTTGGTTTATCTGGCTCTGGCCTTCCAGGATTAGAGCAGATGCAACAGCAGTTAACTGAGAATCCCAACTTAATGAGAGAAGTATTGAATACGCCAGCCATGCAAAACATAATGAATAGCCCTGATCTAATACGCGATTTAATTATGAACAATCCTCAAATGCGTGAGCTCGTTGACCGTAATCCGGATCTGGCACATGTCCTGAATGACCCAAGCATTCTCCGCCAAACTGTTGAAGCAGCTAGGAATCCTGAACTTATGAGAGAGATGATGCGGAACACAGACAGAGCCATGAGCAACAttgaatcttctccagaagggTTTAATATGCTGCGCCGCATGTATGAAACTGTTCAAGAGCCATTTATGAATGCAACAACAATGGGTGGGGAGGGCGGCACAAATCCGAACCCATTTGCAGCTCTTCTAGGAAACCAGGGGTCTAACCAAGCCAGAGATCCAACCGGAGATGCACCAACTACTGCTCCTGCTCCAAATACTAATCCACTCCCAAATCCCTGGGGTGCAAATG CTGGGGCTGCACAAGGAGCAGCAAGGCCttctggtggtgctgctgctgctgcaaggAGTGCCACAAGCGGTGGCCTAGGAGGGTTGGGTTCTGCAGATTTGGGAAGTATGCTGGGTGGTGGCTCTGATGCTTCCTTACTGAACCAGGTTTTACAAAACCCTaccatgatgcaaatgatgcaaaacattatATCTAATCCTCAGACCATGAATCAG TTACTCAACATGGACCCGAATGTACGTAACATGATGGAATCAAATACCCAAATGAGAGAAATGTTTCAGAATCCAGAATTTCTACGCCAGTTGATATCTCCTGAATCATTGCAG CAATTAGATTCATTCCAGCAGGCATTGACGTCACAACGTGGTCAACAAGCTGCTGGCCA GGAGAGGACCCAAGCGGGCGCTACTCCAG GCAACGTTAACCTCAACAGCTTGATGAGCATGTTCAGTGGGCTTGGTGCTGGCGGTGGCCTGGGTGGTGTCCCAAATATCCCAACTG TGCCACCGGAAGAGCGCTACGCGACGCAGCTAGCTCAGCTCCAAGAAATGGGTTTCTTCGACCCACAGGAGAACATCCGGGCGCTGCTGGCTACCAATGGGAATGTCCATGCTGCGGTGGAGCGCCTTCTTGGGAACTTTGGGCAATAG
- the LOC123449776 gene encoding ubiquitin domain-containing protein DSK2a-like isoform X1: MSSGEGEAGSEPTGAAPDVAPLAVLDIRDTSGNEFWVWADLGDTVGEFKVIVAGSCDVPAPQQRLIYKGRILKDDQTLASYGVETDHTIHMVRGAAPPATSATPAAANLGTSTMTPVNTPPAGLGGLFQGFGGTGTAGSGAFGLSGSGLPGLEQMQQQLTENPNLMREVLNTPAMQNIMNSPDLIRDLIMNNPQMRELVDRNPDLAHVLNDPSILRQTVEAARNPELMREMMRNTDRAMSNIESSPEGFNMLRRMYETVQEPFMNATTMGGEGGTNPNPFAALLGNQGSNQARDPTGDAPTTAPAPNTNPLPNPWGANAGAAQGAARPSGGAAAAARSATSGGLGGLGSADLGSMLGGGSDASLLNQVLQNPTMMQMMQNIISNPQTMNQLLNMDPNVRNMMESNTQMREMFQNPEFLRQLISPESLQQLDSFQQALTSQRGQQAAGQERTQAGATPGNVNLNSLMSMFSGLGAGGGLGGVPNIPTVPPEERYATQLAQLQEMGFFDPQENIRALLATNGNVHAAVERLLGNFGQ, encoded by the exons ATGAGCAGCGGCGAGGGTGAGGCGGGCAGTGAGCCCACGGGAGCGGCCCCGGATGTGGCCCCGCTGGCAGTGCTGGACATCAGGGACACTAGCGGGAACGAGTTCTGGGTGTGGGCCGACCTGGGAGACACCGTCGGGGAGTTCAAGGTGATCGTCGCTGGGAGCTGCGACGTGCCGGCGCCGCAGCAGCGGCTGATCTACAAGGGCCGGATCTTGAaggatgaccaaaccctagccagctACG GTGTGGAGACTGATCACACCATCCATATGGTGCGCGGTGCTGCACCACCAGCAACATCAGCTACCCCGGCTGCAGCCAACCTTGGGACTTCAACTATGACTCCTGTGAATACCCCGCCAGCTGGTCTTGGAGGCTTGTTTCAAGGTTTTGGTGGTACAGGAACTGCTGGCAGTGGAGCTTTTGGTTTATCTGGCTCTGGCCTTCCAGGATTAGAGCAGATGCAACAGCAGTTAACTGAGAATCCCAACTTAATGAGAGAAGTATTGAATACGCCAGCCATGCAAAACATAATGAATAGCCCTGATCTAATACGCGATTTAATTATGAACAATCCTCAAATGCGTGAGCTCGTTGACCGTAATCCGGATCTGGCACATGTCCTGAATGACCCAAGCATTCTCCGCCAAACTGTTGAAGCAGCTAGGAATCCTGAACTTATGAGAGAGATGATGCGGAACACAGACAGAGCCATGAGCAACAttgaatcttctccagaagggTTTAATATGCTGCGCCGCATGTATGAAACTGTTCAAGAGCCATTTATGAATGCAACAACAATGGGTGGGGAGGGCGGCACAAATCCGAACCCATTTGCAGCTCTTCTAGGAAACCAGGGGTCTAACCAAGCCAGAGATCCAACCGGAGATGCACCAACTACTGCTCCTGCTCCAAATACTAATCCACTCCCAAATCCCTGGGGTGCAAATG CTGGGGCTGCACAAGGAGCAGCAAGGCCttctggtggtgctgctgctgctgcaaggAGTGCCACAAGCGGTGGCCTAGGAGGGTTGGGTTCTGCAGATTTGGGAAGTATGCTGGGTGGTGGCTCTGATGCTTCCTTACTGAACCAGGTTTTACAAAACCCTaccatgatgcaaatgatgcaaaacattatATCTAATCCTCAGACCATGAATCAG TTACTCAACATGGACCCGAATGTACGTAACATGATGGAATCAAATACCCAAATGAGAGAAATGTTTCAGAATCCAGAATTTCTACGCCAGTTGATATCTCCTGAATCATTGCAG CAATTAGATTCATTCCAGCAGGCATTGACGTCACAACGTGGTCAACAAGCTGCTGGCCA GGAGAGGACCCAAGCGGGCGCTACTCCAG GCAACGTTAACCTCAACAGCTTGATGAGCATGTTCAGTGGGCTTGGTGCTGGCGGTGGCCTGGGTGGTGTCCCAAATATCCCAACTG TGCCACCGGAAGAGCGCTACGCGACGCAGCTAGCTCAGCTCCAAGAAATGGGTTTCTTCGACCCACAGGAGAACATCCGGGCGCTGCTGGCTACCAATGGGAATGTCCATGCTGCGGTGGAGCGCCTTCTTGGGAACTTTGGGCAATAG
- the LOC123449777 gene encoding catalase-1 produces the protein MDPYKHRPSSSFNSPMWSTNSGAPVWNNDNSLTVGSRGPILLEDYHLVEKIADFDRERIPERVVHARGASAKGFFEVTHDVSHLTCADFLRAPGVQTPVIVRFSTVIHERGSPETLRDPRGFAIKFYTREGNWDLVGNNFPVFFIRDGMKFPDMVHALKPNPKTHIQENWRVLDFFSHHPESLHMFTFLFDDIGVPADYRHMDGSGVNTYTLVNRAGKAHYVKFHWKPTCGVKSLLEDEAVTVGGTNHSHATKDLTDSIAAGNYPEWTFYIQTIDPDHEDRFDFDPLDVTKTWPEDVVPLQPVGRLVLNRNIDNFFAENEQLAFCPGIIVPGVYYSDDKLLQTRIFSYSDTQRHRLGPNYLLLPANAPKCSHHNNHYDGLMNFMHRDEEVDYFPSRFDPAKHAPRYPIPARALNGRREKACIDKENNFKQPGERYRSMDPARQERFINRWIDALSDPRLTHEIKAIWLSYWSQADKSLGQKLASRLSAKPSM, from the exons ATGGACCCCTACAAG caccgcccgtccagctcCTTCAACTCCCCGATGTGGAGCACCAACTCCGGCGCGCCCGTCTGGAACAACGACAACTCCCTCACCGTCGGATCCCGAG GTCCGATCCTGCTGGAGGACTACCACCTGGTTGAGAAGATCGCCGACTTCGACCGCGAGCGCATCCCGGAGCGGGTGGTGCACGCCCGTGGCGCGAGCGCCAAGGGCTTCTTCGAGGTGACCCACGACGTGTCCCACCTGACCTGCGCCGACTTCCTCCGCGCGCCGGGCGTGCAGACCCCCGTCATCGTGCGCTTCTCCACCGTGATCCACGAGCGCGGCTCCCCGGAGACGCTCCGCGACCCGCGCGGCTTCGCCATCAAGTTCTACACCCGGGAGGGCAACTGGGACCTTGTCGGCAACAACTTCCCCGTCTTCTTCATCCGCGACGGCATGAAGTTCCCGGACATGGTGCACGCGCTCAAGCCCAACCCCAAGACCCACATCCAGGAGAACTGGCGCGTCCTCGACTTCTTCTCCCACCACCCGGAGTCGCTCCACATGTTCACCTTCCTCTTCGACGACATCGGCGTGCCCGCCGACTACCGCCACATGGACGGCTCCGGCGTCAACACCTACACCCTCGTCAACCGCGCCGGCAAGGCGCACTACGTCAAGTTCCACTGGAAGCCCACCTGCGGCGTCAAGTCCCTCCTCGAGGACGAGGCCGTCACCGTCGGCGGCACCAACCACAGCCACGCCACCAAGGACCTCACCGACTCCATCGCCGCCGGAAACTacccggagtggaccttctacatCCAGACCATCGACCCGGACCACGAGGACCGCTTCGACTTCGACCCGCTTGACGTGACCAAGACGTGGCCAGAGGACGTGGTGCCGCTGCAGCCCGTGGGCAGGCTCGTCCTCAACCGCAACATCGACAACTTCTTCGCCGAGAACGAGCAGCTGGCCTTCTGCCCCGGGATCATCGTCCCCGGGGTCTACTACTCCGACGACAAGCTGCTGCAGACCAGGATCTTCTCCTACTCCGACACGCAGCGCCACCGCCTCGGGCCAAACTACCTGCTGCTGCCGGCCAACGCGCCCAAGTGCTCCCACCACAACAACCACTACGACGGACTCATGAACTTCATGCACCGCGACGAGGAGGTCGACTACTTCCCCTCCAGGTTCGACCCCGCCAAGCACGCGCCCCGCTACCCCATCCCGGCGCGCGCGCTCAACGGCCGCCGCGAGAAGGCATGCATTGACAAGGAGAACAACTTCAAGCAGCCAGGGGAGAGGTATCGCTCCATGGACCCGGCAAG GCAAGAGCGATTCATCAACAGATGGATCGATGCGCTGTCCGACCCCCGCCTCACCCACGAGATCAAGGCCATCTGGCTCTCCTACTGGTCTCAG GCTGACAAGTCTCTTGGCCAGAAGCTTGCGAGCCGTCTCAGCGCGAAGCCGAGCATGTAA